Proteins found in one Pontibacter sp. SGAir0037 genomic segment:
- a CDS encoding aldehyde dehydrogenase (NADP(+)): MSYNELFDKAEEAFKTYSKTTAAEKAKFLRAIATEVEQLGEKLLETASQESNLPLARLTGERGRTTGQLRLFASLLEEGTWVEATIDTALPDRTPLPRPDLRRMLIPLGPVVVFGASNFPLAFSTAGGDTASALAAGCTVVYKEHPGHPKTSQMVAKAIEKALQACELPEGVFQHVSGGIEAGQDLVKHPKAKAIAFTGSYKGGRAIFDLACQREQPIPVYAEMGSINPVFVLPAKAGSDAPKLAEQVAQSVLLGVGQFCTCPGLVFFPESETAESFLQTLSNKLAEAPAVAMLNDRICSNYHESLKHLAGRESVDRIITPDEDVLTAGAALAKTNVRQWVQDKALQEEIFGPYTLIVTYTSLEELELAASELQGQLTCTVWGEAEELAKAADLVAIIRDKCGRLLFEGVPTGVEVSYAMTHGGPFPATTDSRSTSVGTYAIKRFARPVTYQAAPQVLLPEELKDENSLHIWRTVNGQLTQESL; encoded by the coding sequence ATGTCTTACAACGAATTATTCGATAAAGCAGAAGAAGCATTTAAAACCTATTCAAAAACAACGGCTGCGGAGAAAGCTAAGTTTTTAAGAGCGATAGCCACCGAGGTTGAGCAGTTAGGAGAGAAACTGCTGGAAACAGCAAGCCAGGAGTCAAATCTGCCCTTAGCGCGCCTTACCGGCGAGCGGGGCAGAACAACCGGGCAGCTTCGTCTTTTTGCTTCTTTGCTGGAAGAAGGCACTTGGGTAGAAGCCACCATTGATACTGCCTTGCCTGATCGAACACCTTTGCCCCGTCCTGATCTCAGACGGATGTTGATACCCCTGGGTCCAGTGGTGGTATTTGGTGCCAGTAACTTTCCACTTGCATTTTCTACGGCAGGGGGTGATACAGCATCGGCATTAGCTGCCGGTTGTACTGTGGTGTATAAGGAGCATCCAGGGCACCCTAAAACTTCTCAGATGGTGGCAAAAGCCATTGAAAAGGCTCTACAAGCCTGTGAGTTGCCAGAAGGTGTTTTTCAGCATGTAAGTGGCGGCATTGAAGCAGGACAGGACCTGGTGAAGCACCCGAAAGCCAAAGCCATTGCTTTTACAGGCTCTTATAAAGGAGGCCGTGCCATTTTTGATTTAGCCTGCCAGCGGGAGCAGCCAATACCTGTTTATGCTGAAATGGGCAGTATTAATCCTGTTTTTGTTTTACCTGCAAAAGCAGGGAGCGATGCTCCTAAACTGGCGGAACAGGTAGCACAATCGGTATTGCTTGGTGTGGGGCAATTTTGCACATGTCCCGGACTCGTGTTTTTCCCTGAATCAGAGACAGCAGAATCTTTTCTGCAAACCCTATCCAATAAATTAGCCGAGGCCCCTGCAGTTGCTATGTTAAATGATCGCATCTGCAGCAACTACCATGAAAGCCTGAAACACCTGGCTGGGCGTGAAAGTGTAGATCGAATTATAACTCCCGACGAAGATGTACTGACAGCAGGTGCAGCCCTGGCTAAAACCAACGTGAGGCAATGGGTACAGGATAAGGCATTACAGGAGGAAATCTTTGGCCCTTATACCTTGATAGTAACCTATACCAGCCTGGAAGAACTGGAGCTGGCAGCAAGTGAGTTGCAGGGGCAATTAACCTGTACCGTGTGGGGCGAGGCGGAAGAGCTGGCAAAAGCTGCTGATCTGGTGGCTATTATTCGCGACAAATGCGGTCGCCTGCTTTTTGAGGGGGTTCCTACAGGGGTAGAGGTCTCCTACGCCATGACACATGGAGGTCCTTTTCCTGCTACCACAGATAGCCGAAGCACCTCCGTGGGTACGTATGCCATAAAACGCTTTGCAAGACCTGTAACCTACCAGGCAGCCCCGCAAGTCCTGCTTCCTGAAGAGTTAAAAGACGAAAATTCATTACATATCTGGCGAACAGTAAACGGCCAGCTAACACAAGAAAGCCTATAA
- a CDS encoding 4-hydroxyproline epimerase produces MARKTFFCIDAHTCGNPVRLVAGGGPVLQGENMSEKRQHFLREYDWIRRGLMFEPRGHDMMSGSILYPPHDPENDVAVLYIETSGCLPMCGHGTIGTVTIALEEGLITPKTPGQLRLEAPAGLVKVSYTQDGDKIKTVKLTNVASYLEAEGLTVECPELGELKLDVAYGGNFYGIIDPQENFPGLQEFTADKLIAWSRVIRERMNEKYSFVHPENPTIKGLSHILWTGDTLQPTSTARNAVFYGDKAIDRSPCGTGTSARMAQWYAKGLLKPGQEFIHESYIGSIFKGTIEGETTVAGKPAILPGIEGWAIVTGYNNIFFDDNDPYVHGFQVI; encoded by the coding sequence ATGGCAAGAAAAACTTTTTTCTGCATTGATGCCCATACCTGTGGCAACCCGGTTCGGCTGGTAGCTGGAGGTGGCCCTGTTTTACAGGGAGAGAACATGAGCGAGAAACGACAGCATTTTCTGCGAGAATATGACTGGATAAGAAGAGGGCTGATGTTTGAGCCACGTGGCCATGATATGATGTCGGGCAGTATACTGTACCCGCCACACGATCCTGAGAACGATGTAGCAGTGCTATATATTGAAACCAGTGGCTGTTTGCCTATGTGTGGTCATGGTACCATTGGAACTGTTACTATTGCCCTGGAAGAAGGCCTGATCACTCCTAAAACTCCCGGCCAGTTGCGCCTGGAGGCTCCTGCGGGATTAGTTAAAGTAAGCTATACTCAAGATGGAGACAAAATTAAAACGGTAAAGCTAACCAATGTGGCCTCCTACCTGGAGGCAGAAGGCCTGACAGTAGAATGCCCTGAACTGGGCGAACTAAAGCTGGACGTGGCCTACGGTGGTAATTTCTACGGTATTATCGATCCGCAGGAAAATTTTCCAGGCTTGCAGGAGTTTACAGCAGATAAGCTTATTGCCTGGAGCCGTGTAATCCGGGAGCGGATGAACGAGAAGTACTCATTTGTACATCCCGAAAACCCAACTATAAAAGGGCTATCGCATATTCTCTGGACAGGCGATACTTTACAGCCGACTTCTACGGCACGAAACGCAGTATTTTACGGCGATAAAGCAATAGACCGCTCTCCATGTGGTACGGGTACATCTGCACGTATGGCGCAGTGGTATGCAAAAGGGCTGCTCAAGCCGGGGCAGGAGTTCATCCACGAAAGTTATATCGGTTCAATTTTCAAAGGAACTATAGAAGGTGAAACAACAGTGGCAGGTAAGCCAGCCATCTTGCCTGGCATTGAAGGCTGGGCAATTGTAACAGGGTACAACAACATCTTCTTTGATGACAACGACCCTTATGTTCACGGATTTCAGGTGATTTAA
- a CDS encoding DUF885 family protein: MKKPIKSLLHLSVLLLPFFTFPPTASLQAQEASTLYSQSSEVHPLILQLRADEGSLGRFYFMRNSPEYIERFQTLYKDYQTKLNGLNFESFNAGTRVDYLLLKRDLESKMQSLDLALKEYNQVKQWVPFAERVYALEKPRRRGTDLDGQQVAAELNLLEKEIEKSKAALEKEEQLNRDLSYRLHGVIKDLQEGLKSVYGFYYDYDPDFTWWSPEPYKRVDALLASYADVADKKGKVPAKGQKIDKSGIVGKPIGREELIRQLQQEMIPYTPEELIEVANREFAWCDREMLKASQELGFGDDWHKALEKVKNTYVPAGQQPEAMMKLYNESIDFLKKKDLISIPPLAEETWRMQMMTPERQLVNPFFLGGETFIISYPTTTMTHEQKLMSMRGNNPHFSRATVHHELIAGHHLQGFMNNRYKAYRNFGTPFWTEGWALYWEMLLWDLDFPRSPEDRVGMLFWRMHRCARIIFSLNYHLDKWTPQECIDFLVDRVGHERANAEGEVRRSFEGRYSPLYQVAYMMGGLQFYALHKELVESGKMTDKQFHDAVMQENAMPVEMVRAIITNQKLPNDYKTSWKFYGTDLKAASPSTTKRKQAMR; encoded by the coding sequence ATGAAAAAGCCTATAAAGTCTCTACTGCATCTTTCAGTACTGCTGCTGCCTTTCTTTACTTTTCCTCCTACAGCTTCTTTACAGGCGCAGGAGGCTTCTACTCTTTACAGCCAGTCAAGTGAGGTACATCCTCTTATTCTGCAGTTACGTGCTGACGAAGGTAGCCTGGGGCGCTTCTACTTTATGCGTAATTCCCCTGAATATATCGAGCGTTTCCAAACACTTTACAAAGACTACCAAACCAAGCTGAATGGGCTAAACTTTGAGAGCTTTAATGCTGGCACCAGAGTAGACTATCTCCTTCTGAAAAGAGACCTGGAAAGCAAAATGCAGTCTCTGGATCTCGCGCTTAAAGAATATAACCAGGTAAAGCAGTGGGTGCCATTTGCTGAAAGGGTATATGCACTTGAAAAGCCCCGGCGAAGAGGTACAGACCTGGATGGGCAGCAGGTTGCAGCAGAACTCAACCTACTCGAAAAAGAAATAGAAAAGTCTAAAGCTGCTCTGGAGAAAGAGGAACAGCTTAACCGTGACCTGTCTTATCGGCTGCATGGCGTCATCAAAGACCTGCAGGAGGGGCTGAAAAGTGTTTATGGCTTTTATTATGACTACGATCCTGACTTTACCTGGTGGTCGCCAGAACCTTATAAACGTGTAGATGCTTTGCTTGCTTCTTACGCTGATGTAGCTGATAAAAAAGGCAAGGTGCCTGCTAAAGGACAGAAAATTGATAAAAGTGGCATAGTTGGTAAACCTATTGGTAGAGAGGAGTTAATTCGGCAACTACAGCAGGAGATGATTCCCTATACCCCGGAAGAACTGATAGAGGTCGCAAACCGTGAGTTTGCCTGGTGCGACCGGGAAATGCTGAAGGCTAGCCAGGAGCTTGGTTTCGGAGACGACTGGCACAAGGCACTGGAGAAAGTAAAGAACACGTATGTTCCTGCTGGTCAGCAGCCAGAGGCAATGATGAAGCTTTACAATGAATCCATTGATTTCCTGAAAAAGAAGGACCTGATATCAATACCGCCTTTGGCAGAGGAAACTTGGCGCATGCAGATGATGACCCCTGAGCGGCAGTTGGTAAACCCATTCTTTTTAGGTGGAGAAACCTTTATTATTTCTTATCCAACCACCACCATGACGCATGAGCAGAAGCTGATGAGTATGCGTGGCAATAACCCGCATTTTTCCAGGGCTACGGTACACCACGAATTGATCGCTGGGCACCATTTGCAGGGCTTCATGAACAACCGCTATAAAGCTTACCGCAATTTTGGTACACCATTCTGGACCGAAGGCTGGGCACTTTACTGGGAGATGTTGCTTTGGGACCTGGATTTTCCCCGTTCACCTGAGGACAGGGTAGGTATGCTGTTCTGGCGTATGCACCGTTGTGCCCGCATCATCTTCTCTCTTAATTACCACCTGGATAAATGGACACCACAGGAATGTATAGATTTCCTGGTGGATCGTGTTGGGCATGAGCGGGCAAATGCCGAGGGCGAAGTGCGCCGTTCATTCGAAGGACGCTATAGTCCGCTCTACCAGGTAGCTTATATGATGGGTGGACTTCAATTTTATGCACTTCACAAGGAACTGGTAGAAAGTGGCAAAATGACAGACAAACAGTTCCACGATGCAGTAATGCAAGAGAATGCAATGCCTGTTGAAATGGTTAGAGCCATTATCACAAACCAGAAATTACCAAATGATTATAAGACCAGCTGGAAGTTTTATGGCACAGATCTGAAAGCTGCTTCTCCTTCAACTACAAAGCGCAAGCAGGCGATGAGGTAG
- a CDS encoding S9 family peptidase, which yields MHKNIRFLKAFSCLLLWLLLIVLPFPAIPQGRGAMYWLKTGNSYVQVEEGELVQYTLPARAKQVLVEKAKLIPAGKLEPLQVKSFSFSDDEQKLLIYTNTVRVWRLDTKGDYWVYDRQKQALQKMGESRPTSSLMFAKFSPDGKMVAYVSENNIYVENLEQKKITQLTKDGTRKRINGTFDWAYEEEFYCRDGFRWSPDSKKIAFWQIDATDVKDYLMINHTDSIYPAVIPVEYPVAGEAPSPYKIGVIDVGSAATKWIEIPGNPRQHYVPRMEWAANADELILQQLDRKQQVSKLFMCSIANGQTKEIYSDKDNAWVDVLPTWDSKCRFGGWDWLSGGKEFLWASEKDGWRHLYRVSRDGRKETLITKGNFDVMEITAINEAEGYVYFMASPDNATQKYLYRVRLNGKGNAVRLSPASQSGTHSYMLSPDTRYAFHRFSNYYTRPASEWVSLPAHKALDGVGAVEQTLSTADKAQSNLEFFKVKTGDGVEMDAWMMKPASFDPAKKYPIIFHVYTEPAGQTVLDSYGTGYNNLYKGSMAEDGYIYVSVDNRGTPAPKGRNWRKSIYRKVGVLNIDDQAKAAREILKQPYIDTSRVAVWGWSGGGSATLNLLFRYPEIYKTGISVAAVGNQLSYDNIYQERYMGLPQENKEDFINGSPIAHAKNLRGNLLYIHGTGDDNVHYNNAEQLLNELIKYNKQFQVMPYPNRSHSISEGEGTHEHLATLFTNYLKLYCPPGGR from the coding sequence ATGCACAAAAACATCCGATTTCTTAAAGCTTTCTCTTGCCTTTTGCTCTGGCTGTTGTTGATAGTTCTTCCTTTTCCGGCTATTCCGCAGGGGAGAGGCGCTATGTACTGGTTGAAGACTGGCAATAGCTATGTGCAGGTAGAGGAAGGTGAGCTTGTGCAGTATACATTGCCTGCAAGGGCAAAGCAGGTACTGGTAGAGAAGGCTAAGTTGATACCTGCAGGCAAATTAGAGCCATTACAGGTAAAGAGCTTCTCTTTTTCTGATGATGAGCAGAAGCTGCTGATTTACACGAATACTGTTCGGGTTTGGCGACTGGACACCAAAGGAGATTACTGGGTATACGACCGGCAGAAACAGGCACTGCAAAAAATGGGAGAAAGCAGGCCTACTTCTTCGCTGATGTTTGCCAAATTTTCGCCGGATGGAAAGATGGTGGCCTATGTTAGTGAAAATAATATCTATGTAGAAAACCTGGAACAAAAAAAGATAACTCAGCTTACCAAAGACGGAACGCGCAAGCGCATAAATGGTACTTTTGACTGGGCTTATGAAGAAGAGTTCTACTGCCGTGACGGCTTTCGCTGGAGCCCTGATAGCAAAAAAATTGCTTTTTGGCAGATAGATGCCACCGATGTGAAAGATTACCTGATGATCAATCATACCGACTCTATTTACCCTGCTGTAATACCTGTAGAATATCCTGTGGCTGGAGAGGCACCTTCTCCTTATAAAATCGGTGTTATTGATGTAGGTAGTGCTGCCACCAAGTGGATTGAAATACCAGGTAATCCGCGCCAGCACTATGTGCCCCGCATGGAATGGGCCGCTAATGCAGATGAATTAATCCTACAGCAGCTGGATCGGAAACAACAGGTAAGCAAGTTGTTCATGTGTAGTATAGCAAATGGACAGACAAAAGAAATTTACTCTGATAAGGACAATGCCTGGGTAGATGTGCTGCCCACCTGGGATAGCAAGTGCCGTTTTGGAGGCTGGGATTGGTTAAGCGGGGGCAAAGAGTTTTTATGGGCCAGCGAGAAAGACGGATGGCGCCATTTGTATAGAGTGAGTCGCGATGGCAGAAAAGAAACCCTGATCACCAAAGGAAACTTTGATGTGATGGAAATAACTGCCATTAACGAGGCAGAAGGATATGTGTACTTTATGGCCTCTCCGGATAATGCCACACAAAAGTACCTGTATCGCGTGCGGTTAAACGGGAAAGGAAATGCAGTGCGGTTGTCGCCTGCCTCACAATCTGGTACCCACAGCTATATGCTATCGCCTGATACCAGGTATGCCTTCCATCGGTTTTCGAACTATTATACCCGCCCCGCATCAGAATGGGTGTCCTTGCCTGCCCATAAAGCACTGGATGGTGTTGGGGCAGTTGAGCAGACTTTAAGTACAGCAGATAAAGCACAATCAAACCTGGAGTTTTTCAAAGTAAAAACTGGCGACGGAGTGGAAATGGATGCCTGGATGATGAAGCCAGCATCCTTTGATCCTGCTAAAAAATATCCCATTATTTTCCATGTGTATACAGAACCTGCCGGGCAAACAGTATTGGATAGCTACGGTACTGGTTATAACAACTTGTACAAAGGCAGTATGGCTGAAGACGGCTACATTTATGTATCGGTAGATAACAGAGGTACTCCTGCTCCGAAAGGCAGAAACTGGCGCAAAAGCATATACCGAAAAGTTGGGGTGCTTAATATTGATGATCAGGCAAAAGCTGCTCGCGAGATTTTGAAACAACCTTATATAGACACAAGCAGAGTTGCTGTGTGGGGCTGGAGCGGAGGCGGGTCTGCTACTTTAAACCTGTTGTTCCGTTACCCCGAAATTTATAAAACAGGTATCTCAGTTGCCGCAGTAGGTAATCAGCTTTCCTACGATAACATTTACCAGGAGCGCTATATGGGGCTTCCTCAGGAAAACAAAGAAGATTTCATAAACGGTTCTCCTATAGCACATGCTAAAAACCTGCGCGGGAATCTGCTCTATATTCATGGTACAGGAGACGACAATGTACATTACAACAATGCAGAACAACTACTAAACGAGCTGATTAAGTATAATAAACAGTTCCAGGTGATGCCTTATCCGAACCGTTCGCACAGCATATCAGAGGGCGAGGGTACTCATGAGCATTTAGCCACCTTATTTACCAACTACCTAAAGCTTTATTGTCCGCCAGGCGGGAGATAG
- a CDS encoding dihydrodipicolinate synthase family protein, whose translation MSVKWEGVFPAVTTKFTAEDELDIPAFVANLEAQLAAGVDGIILGGTLGEASTLSDEEKFELVRQTVAFVDGRVPVILNIAEQTTAKAIEVAATAKKNGVSGLMLLPPMRYKADASETVAYFKAIAKSTDLPIMIYNNPIDYRIEVTLDMFEELTACANIQAVKESTRETSRVTEMINRFGDRFKILSGVDTIAFESLVLGADGWVAGLVCAFPAETVAIYRLVKAGRIAEAVAINRWFYPLLQLDVHPKLVQNIKLAELMTGLGTEQVRLPRMPLEGEERERVLGIIENALQKRPVLPEVEVADLV comes from the coding sequence ATGAGTGTAAAATGGGAGGGAGTTTTCCCGGCAGTAACCACAAAGTTCACAGCAGAAGATGAACTTGATATTCCGGCTTTTGTAGCTAACCTTGAGGCTCAACTTGCAGCAGGTGTTGACGGAATTATTTTAGGGGGCACACTTGGCGAAGCGAGTACTTTATCCGACGAAGAGAAATTTGAGCTGGTTAGGCAGACGGTGGCTTTTGTGGATGGCCGTGTACCTGTAATTTTAAACATTGCCGAACAAACAACCGCTAAAGCTATTGAAGTAGCTGCTACTGCTAAGAAGAACGGTGTAAGCGGCTTAATGCTGCTTCCTCCAATGCGTTATAAAGCAGATGCCAGTGAAACGGTTGCTTACTTCAAGGCTATTGCGAAATCAACTGATTTGCCTATCATGATCTATAACAACCCGATTGACTACCGTATTGAGGTAACATTGGATATGTTTGAAGAATTGACAGCGTGTGCTAATATCCAGGCGGTGAAAGAATCAACTCGTGAAACTTCCCGAGTTACGGAGATGATCAATCGCTTCGGTGACCGATTCAAGATTCTGAGTGGTGTTGATACAATTGCTTTCGAAAGTCTGGTACTAGGTGCTGATGGTTGGGTAGCAGGTCTGGTATGTGCTTTCCCTGCTGAAACAGTGGCTATTTACCGTTTGGTTAAAGCCGGCAGAATAGCCGAGGCAGTTGCTATAAATCGTTGGTTTTATCCGCTATTGCAACTGGATGTGCATCCTAAACTGGTGCAGAACATTAAGCTGGCTGAATTAATGACGGGTTTAGGTACAGAACAAGTGCGGCTGCCAAGAATGCCCTTAGAGGGCGAAGAACGTGAGCGTGTATTGGGTATTATTGAAAATGCCTTACAAAAAAGACCAGTTCTTCCTGAGGTGGAAGTAGCCGATCTGGTCTAA
- a CDS encoding FAD-binding oxidoreductase, giving the protein MSKVTIIGGGIIGLFTAYYLSEEGFDVTVLDKGNLTNSCSIGNAGMIVPSHIVPLASPGIIGKGLKWMLSSTSPFYIHPRLDRRLVQWCLLFYKSATKKHVEYSIPYLKNLSFYSKSLYLQLAEQHKGADLGLEEKGLLMLYKTEEAAHEEIEFAELANHHGVEAQVLSKEEVHQLEPYAGMDVLGGVFFPGDAHLHPSKLNDFLIRELEGKGVKIVREATVLDFDISGKKVEAVITDKGDYSSDYVVIAAGTWSGEVAQKLKITMPMLGGKGYSFMVNNTPAIQRPAILTEARVAVTPFGNQVRFGGTMEITNDNDKINLNRVKGIHNAASKYYGNFQCDFPQKQDVWSGLRPCSPDGLPYIGFTERWSNVLFGTGHSMMGISLAPATGKLLTELLMNRKAQVQLDAFSPDRYS; this is encoded by the coding sequence ATGAGCAAGGTAACAATAATCGGAGGCGGTATCATTGGTTTGTTTACTGCTTATTATTTGTCGGAGGAGGGTTTCGATGTAACGGTGCTGGATAAGGGAAATCTTACCAACAGCTGTTCTATCGGGAATGCAGGTATGATTGTGCCCAGCCATATTGTGCCGCTGGCTTCACCTGGTATTATAGGGAAAGGCTTAAAGTGGATGCTGTCTTCTACCAGTCCTTTCTACATTCACCCGAGGCTGGACAGAAGGCTGGTGCAATGGTGCCTGTTGTTCTACAAATCAGCTACCAAAAAGCATGTGGAGTATAGCATCCCTTACCTCAAGAACCTGAGCTTTTACAGCAAAAGCCTATACTTACAGCTTGCAGAGCAGCACAAAGGTGCGGATCTTGGCCTGGAGGAAAAAGGGCTGCTGATGTTGTATAAAACTGAAGAAGCTGCACATGAAGAAATAGAGTTTGCTGAACTGGCTAATCACCATGGTGTAGAAGCACAGGTTTTATCAAAAGAAGAGGTACATCAGTTAGAACCCTATGCAGGTATGGATGTTCTGGGAGGAGTTTTTTTCCCTGGTGATGCACACTTGCACCCTTCCAAACTAAATGATTTTCTAATAAGGGAATTAGAAGGTAAAGGAGTGAAAATAGTTCGGGAAGCTACAGTACTCGATTTTGATATTTCTGGTAAAAAGGTAGAAGCTGTAATTACAGATAAAGGTGATTATTCTTCTGACTATGTCGTAATAGCAGCAGGAACCTGGTCAGGTGAGGTTGCTCAGAAGCTGAAGATAACTATGCCAATGTTAGGCGGGAAAGGCTATAGCTTTATGGTTAATAATACTCCTGCCATTCAGCGACCAGCCATTCTGACCGAAGCCCGAGTTGCCGTTACGCCATTTGGTAACCAGGTTCGCTTTGGTGGAACCATGGAAATTACCAACGACAACGATAAAATTAATCTGAACCGAGTGAAAGGTATCCACAATGCAGCTTCGAAGTACTATGGTAATTTTCAATGCGATTTTCCTCAGAAGCAGGATGTCTGGAGTGGGTTACGCCCATGCTCCCCGGATGGCTTGCCCTACATTGGATTTACAGAACGCTGGAGCAATGTACTATTTGGTACCGGACATAGCATGATGGGCATTAGCCTGGCCCCGGCAACTGGTAAGTTACTGACTGAACTCCTGATGAACAGAAAAGCTCAGGTACAACTCGATGCCTTCTCACCAGACAGGTATAGTTAG
- a CDS encoding S9 family peptidase: MAAIPNAGVGSCSGKGGTNQHLFVLFLLILFPSLLWAQGTKEDYLRAESFKKKVEGKVFNTPYAFQWLEKENKFWYINNTPQGKEFVLVDADKQTRKPAFDQAKLAKGLATASGKPVEPYNLPFSTIEFLEGGKMLEFEYDDKRWQYILSTSKLVDKGKVEPKERPNRYWGAGANELNNKPVVSPDGKWLAFIKNFNVYIKDNASGEEEYQLSYDGSEGEYYSSFFSWSPDSKKLATNKVRPNKEHLIYFVESSPEDQLQPKLHSRNYLKPGDALPQRAPQLFLVEDKKQLDVDASLLEDQYNLTYPVWRKDSRGFTFEYNQRGHQAYRVLEVEASTGKVKELISEESKTFIDYSGKKYRYDVADGKEIIWASERDGWNHLYLYDGTTGKVKSQITKGEWVVRRVVHVDELKRKIILEGSGKEQGQDPYLIQYYSVNFDGTGLTALTTEDANHKAVFSPDFTYFVDTYSKVDLPPTTVLRSAADGKIVMELEQADATALLAAGWKAPEVFTAKGRDGKTDIWGIIVRPSNFDPAKQYPVIEYIYAGPHSSFVPKTYNPNSRFMHELAELGFVVVQMDGMGTSNRSKAFHDVCWKNLKDGGFPDRIAWMKAAAQKYSYLDLNRVGIFGTSAGGQSSAGALLFHPEFYKVAVSSAGCHDNRMDKIWWNEQWMGKIGPHYAESSNVVNAHKLQGKLMLILGELDDNVDPASTLQVVNALIKANKNFDFLMVPGMGHSSGGDYGERKRRDFFVKHLLSIDPPAWENSDSPARATGGAIGMTK; this comes from the coding sequence ATGGCTGCGATTCCAAATGCAGGTGTCGGCTCTTGTTCAGGCAAGGGAGGTACCAACCAACATCTTTTTGTCTTATTTCTGCTTATTCTTTTTCCGAGCCTGTTATGGGCTCAGGGTACTAAAGAAGATTACCTCCGGGCCGAATCATTCAAAAAGAAAGTGGAGGGGAAAGTATTTAACACCCCATATGCCTTTCAGTGGCTGGAGAAAGAAAATAAGTTCTGGTATATAAATAACACACCTCAGGGCAAAGAATTTGTGCTTGTTGATGCGGACAAACAAACTCGTAAACCGGCATTCGACCAGGCAAAGCTGGCAAAAGGATTAGCTACGGCATCAGGTAAGCCAGTAGAACCTTATAACCTGCCTTTTTCTACTATCGAATTTTTGGAAGGCGGTAAGATGTTAGAATTTGAATATGATGATAAACGCTGGCAATATATACTCAGCACAAGTAAACTAGTAGACAAGGGAAAGGTAGAGCCCAAAGAGAGACCTAATAGATATTGGGGAGCTGGAGCGAATGAGCTAAATAACAAACCTGTCGTTTCTCCGGATGGTAAATGGCTAGCTTTTATCAAAAATTTTAATGTTTACATCAAAGATAACGCATCCGGGGAAGAAGAGTACCAGTTGAGTTATGATGGCTCTGAGGGGGAGTATTACTCGTCGTTTTTTTCCTGGTCGCCAGATTCAAAAAAACTGGCAACCAATAAGGTGCGGCCTAACAAAGAACACCTGATCTACTTTGTGGAATCTTCTCCGGAGGATCAGCTTCAGCCCAAACTGCACTCTCGGAACTACCTGAAGCCGGGCGATGCACTGCCGCAGCGCGCACCTCAGTTATTTCTGGTAGAGGACAAGAAACAGCTTGATGTCGATGCCTCTCTGCTGGAAGACCAATACAACCTGACCTACCCGGTGTGGCGCAAAGACAGCCGCGGCTTTACCTTCGAGTATAACCAGCGGGGTCACCAGGCCTATAGAGTGCTGGAGGTGGAAGCCTCGACTGGCAAGGTGAAAGAGTTGATAAGCGAAGAGAGCAAAACCTTCATCGACTACAGCGGCAAAAAGTACCGCTACGATGTGGCAGACGGCAAGGAGATCATCTGGGCTTCGGAGCGAGACGGCTGGAACCACCTGTACCTCTACGATGGGACTACGGGCAAGGTGAAGAGCCAGATAACAAAAGGTGAATGGGTGGTGCGGCGGGTGGTGCACGTAGATGAACTCAAGCGGAAAATCATATTGGAGGGAAGTGGCAAAGAGCAGGGGCAGGATCCTTACCTGATCCAATACTACAGCGTGAACTTCGACGGTACCGGTTTGACTGCCCTTACAACGGAAGACGCCAACCATAAAGCTGTCTTTTCACCGGATTTTACCTATTTTGTAGATACTTATTCTAAAGTAGACCTGCCTCCAACCACAGTGTTGCGCAGTGCCGCAGACGGGAAGATAGTGATGGAGTTAGAGCAGGCGGATGCAACGGCATTGTTGGCAGCTGGATGGAAAGCACCTGAAGTGTTTACTGCAAAAGGCAGAGATGGTAAAACAGATATTTGGGGAATAATTGTAAGGCCATCAAATTTTGATCCCGCCAAGCAGTACCCTGTGATTGAGTACATTTACGCAGGTCCCCACAGTTCTTTTGTGCCAAAGACCTATAATCCTAACTCCCGATTTATGCATGAACTGGCAGAGCTAGGTTTTGTAGTGGTGCAGATGGATGGCATGGGTACATCAAACCGATCCAAGGCTTTTCATGATGTGTGCTGGAAAAACCTGAAGGATGGCGGCTTTCCAGACCGAATTGCCTGGATGAAAGCGGCTGCGCAAAAATACTCCTACCTGGATCTGAATCGTGTAGGGATTTTTGGAACATCTGCTGGAGGGCAGAGTTCAGCAGGAGCTCTGCTTTTTCACCCTGAGTTTTACAAAGTGGCTGTTTCTTCAGCTGGTTGCCATGATAACCGCATGGATAAAATCTGGTGGAACGAGCAGTGGATGGGTAAAATTGGACCCCACTATGCCGAGTCTTCAAACGTGGTAAACGCCCACAAGCTGCAAGGGAAATTAATGCTGATCCTGGGGGAGCTGGATGATAATGTAGATCCTGCTTCTACGCTTCAGGTGGTGAACGCATTGATCAAAGCCAATAAAAATTTTGATTTCCTGATGGTGCCGGGTATGGGGCATTCTTCAGGCGGAGATTATGGCGAACGCAAGCGCCGGGACTTCTTTGTAAAACACCTTCTCAGTATAGATCCGCCAGCATGGGAAAATTCAGATAGCCCTGCCAGAGCTACGGGCGGAGCGATAGGTATGACAAAGTAG